DNA sequence from the Streptomyces sp. NBC_01497 genome:
CAACGCCGGAGCGCCGTGGTTCGCCTCCAACACGGATCTGACCATTCCGAGCCCGCGCGGCATCGTGCCGGGCAACGGCGCGGCCGTGGAGGTCGTACGGATCGCCACGGGGGCCGAGCCGCAGGTCGCGGGCAAGCCGCTGCCGCCGATGCACCGGGAGACCGTCCTGCGGACCGGCGCGCGTCGGCCGCTCGTGGTGGGGGACCGGCTGGACACCGACATCGAGGGCGCGTTCAACGGTGACGTGGACTCCCTGCTGGTCCTGACCGGCGTGACGGACGCCCGAAAGCTCCTGGCGGCGGAGCCCCGGCACCGTCCGACGTATGTGGACGCGGACCTGCGGGGCCTGCTGACCGGGCAGCCCGAGGTCGTCGACGCGCAGGACGGCGCGTTCCGGTGCGGCCGGTGGACGGCCTCGGTGAGCGCCGGCGCGCTCGTCCTCGACGACGACGGCGGGGAGGACGAGCGCGGGGACGGTGACGCTACGGGCGGGACGGACGGGCGGGCCGGTCAGGATCGCGACCGCGAGGCGATGGACGGGCTGCGCGCGCTGTGCGCCGCGGCCTGGACCCACGCGGGCGACGGCGCCTGCGACCTCGACCCGGCCAAGGCGCTGGAGCGGCTGGGTCAGTAGGCGGTGTGTGCCTGCGGGCGGCTGTGCCCCTCGCCGCGGCAGGTTCTGCCGTGCGGGGCGGTGCGGTGGATCGTGGGTGAGCGGGCAGAGGGCGGGGAGGGTGCCGCGGGGGCCCGCGTGCCGGACTCCGGCGTACACACCCCGTCGAGACGGACAACAGGATAGGCTAGCCTAACCTTCGTGTTGGTCGAGAGCCCCCCAGAACAGAGTGGTGCGCCGGTCGCCGCCGCGCCGCCCCGCGGACGGCGGGCGGTGCGCGGCGCGGGTCTGGCCGCCGCCGTCGTCCTGCTGGCGGCCGTGTGCGTCGCGAGTGTCGCCGTCGGCGCCAAATCCATGCCGATCGGCGATGTCTGGCATGGATTGTTCGCGTCCACCGGCGGTCGCAACGACATCATCGTCAGCGAGGTCCGCGTCCCGCGCACGGTGCTCGGCCTGCTCGCGGGCGTCGCGCTCGGTCTCGCGGGTGCGGTGATGCAGGCGCTCACCCGCAACCCCCTCGCCGAGCCCGGTCTGCTCGGGGTCAACGCGGGCGCGGCCGCGGCCGTCGTCTCGGCCATCAGCTTCCTCGGCGTCAACTCCTTCACCGGGTACGTGTGGTTCGCGTTCCTGGGCGCCGCCGTCGTCTCCGCCGCCGTGTACGTGCTGGGCGGCAGCCGCAGCGCGACACCCGTACGGCTCGCTCTCGCCGGTACGGCGGCCAGCGCGGCGCTCTACGGGTACGTCAACGCGGTGCAGCTGCTCAACACCGCGGCCCTCGACCAGATCCGGTTCTGGACGGTCGGGTCGCTCGCCTCCGCCGACATGTCGACCATCCGGAAGATGTGGCCGTTCATCGCCGCCGGGACCGTGCTCTCCCTGCTGATCGCGCGGCCGCTCAACGCCATGGAGATGGGTGACGACACCGCCCGCGCGCTCGGCGCCCACCTCACCCGTACCCGCGTCCTCGCGATGGCGGCCGTGACGCTGCTGTGCGGCGCGGCGACCGCCGCCTGCGGCCCGATCGTCTTCGTCGGCCTGATGGTGCCTCACCTGGTGCGCGGTATCACCGGGCCGGACATGCGCTGGATCCTGCCGTACGCGGCGGTCCTCGCGCCCGTCCTGCTGCTCGGCTCGGACGTCGTCGGCCGGGTCGTGGCACGGCCCTCCGAGGTCCAGGTGGGCATCGTCACCGCGCTGATCGGCGGGCCGGTCTTCATCTATCTCGTACGGCGCAGGAAGATGGTGAAGCTGTGACCGGGCCCGTTCCCACCCCGTCCTCCTCACGGGACGCCTCCGGGCCGGACCCGGCCGGATCCGCCCCTCGCCCTCGCGGGGTTCGGGCCCTGCGCACACCGGGCGGTCTCGTGTCCGTGCGCGTCGAGATCAGGGCCGCGCTCGTCCTGCTGCTGCTGGCAGCCGCCGCACTCCTCGCGGGGGTGATCGTCATCGGCAGCGGCGACTACCCGATGTCGCCCGCCACCGTGCTGAGCACCCTGACCGGTGGCGGCACCACCGCGCAGGAGTTCATCGTCCAGGACCTCCGGCTGCCGCGCGCCCTCGTCGGGCTGCTCGTCGGTGCCGCACTGGGCATCGGCGGCGCGGTCTTCCAGTCCGTCACCCGCAACCCGCTCGGCAGCCCCGACGTCATCGGGTTCGGCCAGGGCGCCACGGTCGGCGCGCTCGCCGCGATCGTCCTCTTCCACGGCGGGGCCGCGGGGACCGCGGCCGGCGCCGTCGTCGGCGGGCTCGTCACCGGCGCCGGCATCTACCTGCTGGCGTGGAGGCGGGGCGTGCACGGCTACCGGCTCGTCCTCGTCGGCATCGGCGTCGCCGCGATGCTCACGGCCGTCTCCCAGTACCTCATCACCAAGGCCGACATCGTCGACGCGACCCGCGCCGTGCTGTGGATGACGGGGACCCTCGACGGCTCCGACTGGGGTCAGGTGTGGCCGCTCCTCGCCATCAGCGCGGTCCTCGTCCCGCTGATCCTCGGGCACGGCAGGCGGCTGCGGATGATGGAGATGGGCGACGACGCGGCGTACGCGCTCGGTGTGCCCGTCCAGCGCACCCGCATCCTGCTGATGGCGTGCGCGGTGCTGCTGGTCGCCGCCTCGGCCGCGGCGGCGGGACCCATCACCTTCGTCTCGCTCAGCGCGCCCCAGCTCGCCCGCAGGATCACGCGTGCGCCGGGCCCCAACCTCGCCGCGTCGGCGGCGATGGGCGCGGTGCTGCTGTGCGCCGCCGACCTGCTGGCCACGCACGCCTTCGGCAGCACCCAGCTGCCCGCCGGTGTGGTCACCGCCGTGGTCGGCGGCCTCTACCTGCTCTGGCTGCTGATCACGGAGCGCAAGGCGGGCCGGATATGAAGCGCCGGTCCTTGACCCCGGCGCCCGGCTCCGGCGCCCACCGGCCCGACCAGCCCCACCCGCCCGCTCAAGCCGCCAGGCCCGCCCGGCCCGGCGGGCACCCCGAGCCCTCCAGGAGTACGACGATGCAGCGCCTCACCGCGGAGTCCGTGACCCTCGGCTACGACCACCGGGTCATCTCCCGTGACCTCTCCCTGGAGATACCCGACCATTCCTTCACCGTCGTCGTCGGCCCCAACGCCTGCGGCAAGTCGACGCTGCTGCGTGCCCTGTCACGGATGCTCAGGCCGCAGGAGGGCCGGGTCCTGCTCGACGGGTCGGCGATCCACACCATGCCGGCGAAGAAGGTGGCCAAGACGCTCGGCCTGCTGCCGCAGTCGTCCACAGCCCCCGACGGCATCACCGTCGCCGACCTGGTCGCGCGGGGCCGCTACCCGCACCAGGGCCTGTTGCGGCAGTGGTCCCCCGAGGACGAACGGGTCGTGCACGAGTCGATGGCGGCCACGCGCATCGCCGAACTCGCCGAGCGGTACGTGGACGAGCTGTCCGGCGGCCAGCGCCAGCGCGTGTGGATCGCCATGGCGCTCGCGCAGCAGACACCGCTGCTGCTGCTCGACGAGCCCACTACCTTCCTGGACATCCAGCACCAGATCGATGTGCTCGACCTGTGCGCGGAACTGCACGAGACGCAGGGCCGTACGCTCGTCGCCGTCCTGCACGACCTCAATCACGCCGCCCGCTACGCGACGCATCTGATCGCGATGCGGGACGGGAAGGTCGTCGCGGAGGGTGCGCCCGCGGATGTCGTCACCGCGCCGCTCGTCGAGCGGGTGTTCGGGCTGCGCTGCCAGGTCATCGACGATCCGGAGACCGGCACCCCGCTGGTCGTGCCGGCGGCGCGGCGGGCGCGCGCGGCAGCGGCCCAGGAGCCCCGGCGGGCCGGGGCCGCCTCGCTACAGCAGTGACCGCAGGCGCAGCAGGTCGAGAAAGGCCGCCTCGAACCTGACCCGGCCGGAGCCCCACGCCGCGGCGAAGTTCAGCCGCCCCTGAACCAGTGCCACCAGGTCGTCACCGGCCATGGCGAGTCTGATCTGCGCGCGGTTCGCCGGCGCTCCGTCCTGCACGGCCTCGTCGACCTCGATCGTGCCGCGCCGCAGCCGCCCCGTGAACGTGATGTCGAGGTCCGTGATGTGGCAGCTCAGCGAGCGGTCGAGGTCCGCGGCCCCGCGCACGTCGCCGTTCGCGCCCGCGAGGCTCTCCGCGAGCCGGTCGAGCGCGCTCCTGCACTCCTGCGAGGTCGCCATGGTGATCGACGGTACCCGAGCCGATCGCGGTAGCGTTCCGCCATGAGCGAGATGATCCCCGGCCCCGGCCCCCAGGACCCGGTGCGCCACGGCGGTCCCGGTGCCCCGGGGCGCCCCGGCCCAGGGCCCGTACCGCCGCCCGTACCGTCCGACGGGGCGCTGGGGAGCGGGGCCGCGGGGGCCGCGTCGCGCGCGGGGGTCCCGCAACCCGGTGGCGCCGCGGAGGCCCCGGACGCGGCAGGCCCGCAGCGCCGCGCGGCGGAGCCCGGTGGGCCCGCCCCTCTCGGTGTGGAGCGCGCGTCGACCGGCGAACCGCGGGTCGACGCCCGGCTCGCCCGTCTCGCCGACGCCGACCACCTCCCCACCGACGGGCATATCGAGGTGTACGAGGATGTTCACCAGGGGCTGCGTGACGCGCTCAGTGCGCTGGACGCCCGCCCCGCACCACCCGTGTACGACCACAGGAGCTGAAACCCACGTGGCAGGACTGGCCCGCCGACGTCTCGACGCCGAGTTGGTACGGCGAGAGCTGGCGCGCTCGCGCGAACACGCTTCCCAGCTCATCGCCGCCGGCCGCGTCACCGTCGGCGGCATGACCGCGACGAAGCCGGCGACCCAGGTCGAGACCAGCGCGGCCGTCGTCGTCACCGAGGACACGGCCGACCCCGGGTACGCCTCGCGCGGCGGCCACAAGCTGGCCGGCGCGCTCGCCGTGTTCGGCCCGCTCGGACTCGCCGTCGAGGGGCGCCGGGCGCTCGACGCGGGGGCGTCCACCGGCGGCTTCACCGACGTGCTGCTGCGCTCCGGGGCCGCCCACGTGATCGCTGTCGACGTCGGGTACGGCCAGCTCGTGTGGGCGCTCCAGAACGACGAGCGGGTGACGGTCATGGACCGCACGAACGTGCGAGAGCTGACGCTCGACGCGATCGGGGGGATCCCCGTCGACCTCGTCGTGGGCGACCTGTCCTTCATCCCGCTGGGCCTGGTACTGCCCGCCCTCGCGGCCTGTGCGGCGCCCGGCGCCGACCTGGTGCTGATGGTGAAGCCGCAGTTCGAGGTCGGCAAGGAGCGCCTCGGCAGTGGCGGGGTCGTCCGCAGCCCCGGGCTGCGGACCGAGGCGGTGACGGGCGTCGCGCGGCGCGCGGCGGGCCTCGGACTGGGCGTACGGGGCGTCACGGCGAGCCCGTTGCCCGGGCCTTCCGGCAATGTCGAGTACTTCCTGTGGCTGCGGGCGGACGCGCCCCCGCTCGACCCGGCAGACGCGGAACGCGCGGTTTCGGAGGGACCCCAGTGACCGCTTCGGCACAGGGCCGGGCGTCGGAGCCCGGCCGTACGGTCTTCCTGCTCGCGCACACCGGCAGAGCCGCCGCCGTGCGCAGCGCGGAACTCGTCGTCAACGCGCTGGTGGCCAACGGCATCGGCGTACGGGTACTGCGGGCCGAGGCGGCGGACCTGCCGCCGCTGCCCGCCTCCGTGCGCACCGTCGAGGACGCCACGCCCGACGTCCTGGACGGTTGCGAACTGCTGATCGTCCTCGGCGGCGACGGGACGCTGCTGCGAGGCGCGGCCTTCGCCCGCGCCTCCGGCGTGCCCATGCTCGGCGTCAACCTGGGCCGCGTCGGCTTCCTCGCCGAGGCGGAGCGCGACGACCTCGCGCGCGTCGTGGACCGGGTCGTCGGCCGCTCGTACGACGTCGAGGAGCGGATGACGATCGACGTCGTCGTGCACAACAACGGCGACATAGTGCACACGGACTGGGCGCTCAACGAGGCAGCCGTGCAGAAGGTGTCGCCCGAGCGCATGCTGGAGGTCGTCCTGGAGATCGACGGCC
Encoded proteins:
- a CDS encoding NAD kinase encodes the protein MTASAQGRASEPGRTVFLLAHTGRAAAVRSAELVVNALVANGIGVRVLRAEAADLPPLPASVRTVEDATPDVLDGCELLIVLGGDGTLLRGAAFARASGVPMLGVNLGRVGFLAEAERDDLARVVDRVVGRSYDVEERMTIDVVVHNNGDIVHTDWALNEAAVQKVSPERMLEVVLEIDGRPVTGFGCDGIVCATPTGSTAYAFSAGGPVVWPDVEALLMVPISAHALFAKPLVTSPTTVLAVEVQADGPHGVLWCDGRRTVELPAGARVEVRRGAVPVRLARLHHASFTDRLVAKFALPVSGWRGAPS
- a CDS encoding TlyA family RNA methyltransferase, with product MAGLARRRLDAELVRRELARSREHASQLIAAGRVTVGGMTATKPATQVETSAAVVVTEDTADPGYASRGGHKLAGALAVFGPLGLAVEGRRALDAGASTGGFTDVLLRSGAAHVIAVDVGYGQLVWALQNDERVTVMDRTNVRELTLDAIGGIPVDLVVGDLSFIPLGLVLPALAACAAPGADLVLMVKPQFEVGKERLGSGGVVRSPGLRTEAVTGVARRAAGLGLGVRGVTASPLPGPSGNVEYFLWLRADAPPLDPADAERAVSEGPQ
- a CDS encoding ABC transporter ATP-binding protein, producing MQRLTAESVTLGYDHRVISRDLSLEIPDHSFTVVVGPNACGKSTLLRALSRMLRPQEGRVLLDGSAIHTMPAKKVAKTLGLLPQSSTAPDGITVADLVARGRYPHQGLLRQWSPEDERVVHESMAATRIAELAERYVDELSGGQRQRVWIAMALAQQTPLLLLDEPTTFLDIQHQIDVLDLCAELHETQGRTLVAVLHDLNHAARYATHLIAMRDGKVVAEGAPADVVTAPLVERVFGLRCQVIDDPETGTPLVVPAARRARAAAAQEPRRAGAASLQQ
- a CDS encoding FecCD family ABC transporter permease; the protein is MRVEIRAALVLLLLAAAALLAGVIVIGSGDYPMSPATVLSTLTGGGTTAQEFIVQDLRLPRALVGLLVGAALGIGGAVFQSVTRNPLGSPDVIGFGQGATVGALAAIVLFHGGAAGTAAGAVVGGLVTGAGIYLLAWRRGVHGYRLVLVGIGVAAMLTAVSQYLITKADIVDATRAVLWMTGTLDGSDWGQVWPLLAISAVLVPLILGHGRRLRMMEMGDDAAYALGVPVQRTRILLMACAVLLVAASAAAAGPITFVSLSAPQLARRITRAPGPNLAASAAMGAVLLCAADLLATHAFGSTQLPAGVVTAVVGGLYLLWLLITERKAGRI
- a CDS encoding FecCD family ABC transporter permease; its protein translation is MLVESPPEQSGAPVAAAPPRGRRAVRGAGLAAAVVLLAAVCVASVAVGAKSMPIGDVWHGLFASTGGRNDIIVSEVRVPRTVLGLLAGVALGLAGAVMQALTRNPLAEPGLLGVNAGAAAAVVSAISFLGVNSFTGYVWFAFLGAAVVSAAVYVLGGSRSATPVRLALAGTAASAALYGYVNAVQLLNTAALDQIRFWTVGSLASADMSTIRKMWPFIAAGTVLSLLIARPLNAMEMGDDTARALGAHLTRTRVLAMAAVTLLCGAATAACGPIVFVGLMVPHLVRGITGPDMRWILPYAAVLAPVLLLGSDVVGRVVARPSEVQVGIVTALIGGPVFIYLVRRRKMVKL
- a CDS encoding sterol-binding protein, giving the protein MATSQECRSALDRLAESLAGANGDVRGAADLDRSLSCHITDLDITFTGRLRRGTIEVDEAVQDGAPANRAQIRLAMAGDDLVALVQGRLNFAAAWGSGRVRFEAAFLDLLRLRSLL
- a CDS encoding HAD hydrolase-like protein, which translates into the protein MSQRNRTRPGGSATALSAAYDTALLDLDGVVYTGGDAVEHAVDALAAARGTGMRLAYVTNNALRPPEAVAEHLTELGVPAGAEDVITSAQAVARLIADQLPEGSKVLVIGGEGLRLALRERGLVPVDSAQDGPAAVAQGYGGPDMVWRRFWEACAAINAGAPWFASNTDLTIPSPRGIVPGNGAAVEVVRIATGAEPQVAGKPLPPMHRETVLRTGARRPLVVGDRLDTDIEGAFNGDVDSLLVLTGVTDARKLLAAEPRHRPTYVDADLRGLLTGQPEVVDAQDGAFRCGRWTASVSAGALVLDDDGGEDERGDGDATGGTDGRAGQDRDREAMDGLRALCAAAWTHAGDGACDLDPAKALERLGQ